One Methanocaldococcus villosus KIN24-T80 genomic window carries:
- a CDS encoding PUA domain-containing protein gives MIYRNLKKKELELIKEELERYCSKEFVEKFNFNNLIALEGKWVTVCYTNTDVLKNLKLFNEVFFIGNNFGEIKRKFRLSLEGFTLIADNIINNYCIVNEKGETLFLYGRDIFKSSILKIKGYGRIAVFNKNREFLGIGYYSGEIVKNIKDKGWYLREGG, from the coding sequence ATGATATATAGAAATTTAAAAAAGAAGGAATTAGAGTTAATTAAAGAGGAGTTGGAAAGATACTGTAGTAAAGAATTTGTAGAGAAATTTAATTTTAATAATTTAATAGCTTTAGAAGGAAAGTGGGTAACTGTTTGTTATACAAATACTGATGTTTTAAAGAACTTAAAACTTTTTAATGAAGTATTTTTTATTGGAAATAATTTTGGAGAAATTAAAAGGAAATTTAGACTTTCATTAGAAGGATTTACATTAATAGCTGATAATATTATAAATAATTATTGTATTGTCAATGAGAAAGGGGAAACTCTATTTTTATATGGAAGAGATATTTTTAAAAGCTCTATTTTAAAGATTAAAGGTTATGGGAGAATAGCTGTTTTTAATAAAAATAGAGAATTTTTAGGAATAGGTTATTATAGTGGAGAAATAGTTAAAAATATAAAGGATAAGGGATGGTATTTAAGAGAAGGTGGTTAA
- a CDS encoding cobalt-precorrin-7 (C(5))-methyltransferase, with translation MIYLIGIGPGDKEFITLKALKIIKKADVLIGSKRALSIFEHNNKVILGKNIKDDLKNAIERYKNKEIAILSTGDPCFSGLLKTLKSIGINNITIIPGISSIQIAAAKLKISWEDYHILTLHGKPKNRDKLLKYLKNNENVIFLPNNLKDDIKYLISNGVNEELEIYILENLTYENERIRKMKLKDILNDEFSYLTVCVYKGEDD, from the coding sequence ATGATATATTTAATAGGTATTGGCCCAGGAGATAAAGAATTTATAACATTAAAGGCATTAAAGATTATTAAAAAAGCTGATGTGTTAATTGGAAGTAAGAGAGCTTTATCTATTTTTGAACATAATAATAAAGTAATATTAGGGAAAAATATAAAAGATGATTTAAAAAATGCTATAGAGAGATATAAAAATAAAGAAATAGCCATATTATCTACAGGGGATCCCTGTTTTAGTGGATTATTAAAAACTCTAAAATCTATTGGTATTAACAACATTACTATTATTCCAGGAATATCTTCCATCCAGATAGCTGCAGCTAAATTAAAAATATCTTGGGAAGATTATCATATTTTAACATTACATGGAAAACCAAAGAATAGAGATAAACTTTTAAAATATTTAAAAAATAATGAGAATGTTATCTTCTTACCAAACAATTTAAAAGATGATATAAAATATTTAATAAGCAATGGTGTTAATGAAGAGTTAGAGATATATATTTTAGAAAATTTGACATATGAGAATGAGAGGATAAGAAAAATGAAATTAAAAGATATACTAAATGATGAATTTTCTTATTTAACTGTTTGTGTATATAAGGGAGAAGATGATTAG
- the pyrE gene encoding orotate phosphoribosyltransferase, whose translation MKEELIRLLKSEGCIKFGDFILSSGKRSNYYVDIKKAISNPKILKIIGKMIAEKIEDEKVAGIELGSVPIATAVSLYAEKPLIIIRKKPKDYGTKSKIEGHVEKGDKVVIVEDVTTTGNSVLKAVKELRNAGAIVEKVFVVVDRNEGAKENLKKEGVELIPLITVEELYDKQKNNI comes from the coding sequence TTGAAGGAAGAACTTATTAGATTATTAAAAAGTGAAGGATGTATTAAATTTGGTGATTTTATTTTATCCTCTGGTAAGAGAAGTAATTATTATGTTGACATAAAAAAAGCAATCTCTAATCCAAAAATATTAAAGATTATAGGGAAAATGATTGCTGAAAAAATAGAGGATGAAAAAGTTGCTGGTATTGAGCTTGGTTCTGTACCAATAGCTACAGCAGTTTCATTGTATGCAGAAAAACCCCTTATTATCATTAGAAAAAAACCTAAAGATTATGGAACTAAGAGTAAGATAGAGGGTCATGTAGAGAAGGGAGATAAGGTTGTTATTGTTGAAGATGTAACAACAACAGGAAATAGTGTTTTAAAAGCTGTTAAGGAGTTAAGAAATGCAGGAGCTATTGTTGAGAAAGTTTTTGTTGTTGTTGATAGAAATGAGGGAGCAAAAGAAAATTTGAAAAAAGAGGGGGTTGAGCTCATACCATTAATAACTGTAGAGGAGCTCTATGATAAGCAGAAGAATAATATTTAA
- a CDS encoding TIGR00288 family NYN domain-containing protein, which yields MWKKLESLTNKLYEKARRKRGHHKIALLIDGPNMLRKEFNIDLDKIRELLSEFGDIIIGRVYLNQYASDKLIEAVINQGFEPKISAGDVDVEMAVDATELVFNPNIDTIAYVTRDADFLPAIRKAKERGKKVIVIGAEPGFSTALQNIADIVIKINEEFQLDKEKIKKKKEEEK from the coding sequence ATGTGGAAAAAGTTAGAGAGTTTAACAAATAAACTTTATGAAAAAGCTAGGAGAAAAAGGGGTCATCATAAAATAGCTTTGTTAATAGATGGACCAAATATGTTAAGAAAGGAGTTTAATATAGATTTAGATAAAATAAGAGAATTATTAAGTGAATTTGGAGATATTATTATTGGTAGGGTTTATTTAAATCAGTATGCATCTGATAAGTTGATAGAGGCAGTTATAAATCAAGGATTTGAGCCAAAAATATCTGCTGGGGATGTTGATGTAGAGATGGCCGTCGATGCTACAGAACTAGTTTTTAATCCAAATATTGACACTATTGCTTATGTTACAAGAGATGCTGATTTTTTACCAGCTATAAGAAAAGCTAAAGAGAGAGGAAAAAAAGTTATAGTTATAGGAGCTGAACCAGGATTCTCTACAGCTTTACAGAATATAGCTGATATAGTTATCAAAATAAATGAAGAATTCCAATTAGATAAGGAGAAAATAAAAAAGAAAAAAGAGGAAGAGAAATGA
- a CDS encoding CDC48 family AAA ATPase has product MELKVAEAYQGDVGRGIARIDPYTMEELGLKPGDVIEIEGPKGKAYAIVYRGFLEDAGKKVIRIDGYLRQNAGVAIGDKVKVKKVEIKEAKKIVLAPTQPIRFGPGFEDFIKRKILGQVLNKGSKVTIGVLGTALSFVVVSTIPKGPVRITEFTDVELKEEPVKEIAESKIPDVTYEDIGGLKEEIRKVREMIELPMRHPELFEKLGIEPPKGVLLIGPPGTGKTLLAKAVANEAGANFYVINGPEIMSKYVGETEENLRKIFEEAEENAPSIIFIDEIDAIAPKRDEVTGEVERRLVAQLLTLMDGLKGRGQVIVIGATNRPDAIDPALRRPGRFDREIYIGVPDREGRKEILQIHTRNMPLAEDVDLDYLADVTHGFVGADLAALCKEAAMRALRRVLPDIDLEAEEIPKEILDNLKVTMDDFKEALKDIEPSAMREVLVDIPNVKWEDIGGLEEVKQELREAVEWPIKAKEVFDKIGVRPPKGVLLFGPPGTGKTLLAKAVANEAGANFISVKGPEIFSKWVGESEKAIREIFKKARQNAPCIIFFDEIDAIAPKRGRDISTGVTDKVVNQLLTELDGMEEPKDVVVIAATNRPDIIDPALLRPGRLDRVILVPPPDEKARFEIFKIHTKNLNLAEDVDLEELAKKTDGYTGADIEAICREAAMLAVREKLGEPWEIEKALKDLILYMQSISGIFRITAVELNSVIKSTKEKEKVDKEEFRELKASVTKIVSVLKPLKEKLDKVENEIEGFIKIIENSELKPSEKDEAKKLSNYLRDMINKLKETIDNIYKLENTLLELNKEVSSEKVDEIIKETQNILQRFSTTLEEFKNILKDIESIRLRLTSKDVKVRKEHFLKAIEKIKPSVSKEDMKLYERLAEEYGRSTTNKKEKKEESREVV; this is encoded by the coding sequence ATGGAGTTAAAGGTTGCTGAAGCTTATCAAGGAGATGTCGGAAGAGGAATTGCTAGAATTGATCCATACACAATGGAAGAGCTTGGATTAAAACCAGGAGATGTTATAGAAATAGAAGGTCCAAAAGGAAAAGCTTATGCTATTGTATATAGAGGATTTTTAGAAGATGCTGGAAAAAAAGTAATTAGAATTGATGGTTACTTAAGACAGAATGCTGGAGTAGCTATTGGAGATAAGGTTAAGGTTAAGAAAGTTGAAATAAAAGAAGCTAAGAAAATTGTTTTAGCTCCGACACAACCAATTAGATTTGGTCCTGGATTTGAGGATTTTATCAAAAGAAAAATATTGGGTCAAGTATTAAACAAAGGTTCTAAAGTAACTATTGGGGTATTAGGAACAGCTTTATCATTTGTTGTTGTAAGCACCATCCCTAAAGGGCCTGTTAGAATAACAGAATTTACAGATGTTGAGCTAAAAGAAGAGCCAGTTAAAGAAATAGCTGAATCAAAAATACCTGATGTTACATATGAAGATATTGGAGGGTTGAAAGAAGAGATCAGAAAAGTTAGAGAAATGATAGAACTACCAATGAGACATCCAGAGTTATTTGAAAAATTGGGTATAGAGCCTCCAAAAGGAGTACTCCTTATTGGTCCACCAGGGACAGGGAAGACATTATTAGCTAAAGCAGTAGCTAATGAAGCTGGAGCTAACTTCTATGTTATCAATGGACCAGAAATTATGAGTAAATATGTTGGAGAGACTGAAGAGAATTTAAGAAAGATATTTGAAGAAGCTGAAGAAAATGCACCATCTATAATATTCATTGATGAGATAGATGCTATTGCTCCAAAAAGAGATGAAGTTACTGGAGAAGTTGAGAGAAGGTTGGTTGCTCAGTTATTAACCTTAATGGATGGATTAAAAGGAAGAGGACAAGTTATTGTTATTGGGGCTACAAATAGACCAGATGCTATAGATCCAGCTTTAAGAAGACCTGGAAGGTTTGATAGAGAGATATATATAGGAGTCCCTGATAGGGAAGGTAGAAAAGAGATATTACAAATACACACTAGAAACATGCCATTAGCTGAAGATGTAGATCTTGATTATTTAGCTGATGTTACACATGGATTTGTTGGAGCTGACCTTGCTGCACTATGTAAAGAAGCTGCAATGAGGGCTTTAAGAAGAGTTCTACCAGATATAGATTTAGAGGCTGAAGAAATTCCAAAAGAAATATTGGATAATTTAAAAGTTACAATGGATGATTTCAAAGAGGCTCTAAAAGATATAGAACCATCAGCAATGAGAGAAGTTTTAGTTGATATTCCAAATGTTAAGTGGGAAGACATTGGAGGACTTGAAGAAGTTAAACAGGAATTAAGAGAAGCTGTAGAGTGGCCAATTAAAGCTAAAGAAGTATTTGATAAAATTGGAGTAAGGCCTCCAAAAGGTGTTTTACTATTTGGTCCACCAGGGACAGGGAAGACATTATTAGCTAAAGCAGTAGCTAATGAAGCTGGAGCTAACTTTATATCTGTTAAAGGTCCAGAGATCTTCAGTAAATGGGTAGGAGAAAGTGAAAAGGCTATAAGAGAGATATTCAAAAAAGCAAGACAAAATGCTCCATGTATCATATTCTTTGATGAGATAGATGCTATTGCTCCAAAAAGAGGTAGAGATATAAGTACTGGGGTTACTGATAAAGTAGTTAATCAATTATTAACAGAGTTAGATGGAATGGAAGAGCCTAAGGATGTTGTAGTCATAGCAGCAACAAATAGGCCAGATATTATTGATCCTGCATTATTAAGACCTGGAAGATTGGATAGAGTGATTCTTGTTCCACCTCCAGATGAAAAAGCAAGATTTGAGATATTTAAAATACACACTAAGAACTTGAATTTAGCTGAAGATGTAGATTTAGAAGAATTGGCCAAAAAAACAGATGGGTATACAGGAGCTGATATAGAGGCTATTTGTAGAGAAGCAGCAATGCTTGCAGTAAGAGAGAAATTAGGAGAACCTTGGGAAATAGAGAAAGCTTTAAAAGATTTAATATTGTATATGCAATCTATTTCAGGAATATTTAGAATTACAGCAGTTGAGTTAAACAGTGTTATAAAATCTACAAAAGAGAAAGAAAAAGTAGATAAAGAAGAGTTTAGAGAATTAAAAGCATCAGTAACAAAAATTGTTAGTGTATTAAAACCATTAAAGGAGAAATTAGATAAGGTTGAGAATGAGATAGAAGGATTCATAAAAATAATTGAAAACTCTGAGCTAAAACCATCTGAAAAAGATGAAGCTAAAAAGTTATCCAACTACTTAAGAGATATGATAAATAAATTAAAAGAGACAATTGATAATATTTATAAGTTAGAAAATACTCTATTAGAATTAAACAAAGAAGTGTCATCTGAGAAAGTTGATGAAATTATTAAAGAAACACAGAATATCTTACAAAGATTTAGCACAACATTAGAAGAGTTTAAGAATATACTAAAAGATATTGAGAGTATAAGATTAAGACTAACTTCAAAAGATGTTAAAGTTAGAAAAGAACATTTCTTAAAGGCTATTGAAAAAATAAAACCATCTGTAAGTAAGGAGGATATGAAATTATATGAGAGATTAGCTGAAGAGTATGGAAGATCTACAACAAATAAAAAAGAAAAAAAGGAAGAAAGTAGAGAAGTTGTATAA
- a CDS encoding B12-binding domain-containing radical SAM protein, translated as MKKRVAIIYPNKFKAGISCLAIHVLAKHLSKYNDLDVKVFFLENYKMIKNYDAIFITLQYEMDYFNAIRIINDLRKTNPKAVFAAGGPCVMENPFPLLNYFDVFIIGEIEKTDIMYNIIYHNFDLDGVFYKGKDKVRRVYPKKLDLEDYPIYQPTSEKGAYGKAFLLEIGRGCPRRCKFCLARVIYYPPRFRKLDDLIYLAEEGIKVNKVEKIALIAPSVGDYKYIVELCNFLNEKGVKISPSSLRADTITEELLKLLDIKTLTIAPEAGSEELRKFINKDISNEDIFNAVELAKKFGIEKVKLYYLIGLPGEKEEDIKAIASLTEKIKREIKRVEVSINPFVPKPHTEFEDFIFDIDSKKKIKLLEKMLKKIRVKVSYENFNSMLCQAVLAKGNESLGKYLDDYHKFLKVIKKDINCYLNPKEKPWKKILIR; from the coding sequence ATGAAAAAGCGTGTAGCTATAATATATCCAAATAAGTTTAAAGCTGGTATTTCATGTTTGGCAATTCATGTATTAGCTAAACATCTTTCAAAATATAATGATTTAGATGTAAAAGTTTTCTTCTTAGAAAATTATAAGATGATAAAAAATTATGATGCTATTTTTATAACCTTACAGTATGAGATGGATTATTTTAACGCTATAAGGATTATTAATGACTTAAGGAAAACCAACCCAAAAGCTGTATTTGCTGCAGGGGGTCCTTGTGTTATGGAAAACCCTTTCCCTCTCTTAAATTATTTTGATGTATTTATTATTGGAGAAATTGAGAAAACAGATATAATGTATAACATTATTTATCATAACTTTGATTTAGATGGAGTATTTTATAAGGGTAAAGATAAAGTTAGAAGAGTTTATCCAAAGAAATTAGATTTAGAAGATTATCCTATCTATCAACCTACATCTGAAAAGGGAGCATATGGAAAGGCATTTTTATTAGAGATAGGGAGAGGATGCCCAAGAAGATGTAAATTCTGTCTAGCTAGGGTTATATATTATCCACCAAGATTTAGAAAATTGGATGATCTTATATATTTAGCTGAAGAAGGTATTAAAGTAAATAAAGTGGAAAAAATAGCTTTAATAGCCCCTTCAGTAGGTGATTATAAATATATTGTTGAACTATGTAATTTTTTAAATGAGAAAGGTGTAAAGATTTCCCCATCTTCTTTAAGAGCTGATACTATTACAGAAGAACTCTTAAAGCTCTTAGATATAAAAACCCTCACTATAGCTCCAGAAGCAGGAAGTGAAGAATTGAGAAAGTTTATTAACAAAGATATATCTAATGAAGATATATTTAATGCTGTTGAATTGGCTAAAAAGTTTGGTATAGAGAAAGTGAAACTCTACTATCTAATAGGCTTACCAGGTGAAAAAGAAGAAGATATAAAAGCTATAGCAAGTTTAACTGAAAAAATAAAAAGAGAGATTAAGAGAGTTGAAGTTTCCATAAACCCATTTGTTCCAAAACCCCATACAGAGTTTGAAGATTTTATATTTGATATAGATAGTAAGAAAAAAATAAAATTATTAGAAAAGATGCTAAAGAAAATAAGAGTTAAAGTTAGTTATGAGAATTTTAATTCTATGCTTTGCCAAGCTGTGTTAGCTAAAGGTAATGAAAGTTTAGGGAAATATTTAGATGATTATCACAAATTCTTAAAAGTTATTAAAAAAGATATAAATTGTTATCTAAACCCAAAAGAAAAACCTTGGAAAAAAATATTAATTAGATAA
- the argF gene encoding ornithine carbamoyltransferase, whose product MHILDLDVFNREDIIKIIDYGFYFKKHRKSHEKLLKDKNIAMIFEKPSTRTRMSFEIAINELGGNAIVMHSNEIHLRKKESIKDTAKVMSRYVDCIIARVYKHSDLVEFSKHSSVPVINALSDLAHPCQVLADLMTIREYKDFNIKLAYLGDGNNVCNSLIIGSALMGIDICVATPRGYEPNAYAVLKALEIIKEYGEGSITLTNDPIEAVKDADVLYTDVWVSMGDNKSMEDVLKIFPKYQINKKLLSYAKDNAIVMHCMPINRGYEMTDDVADSERSVIYDQAENRLHVQKGLFKFLFTSPSH is encoded by the coding sequence ATGCATATTTTAGATTTGGATGTATTTAATAGGGAAGATATAATAAAAATAATAGATTATGGATTTTACTTTAAAAAACACAGAAAGAGTCATGAAAAATTATTAAAAGATAAAAATATAGCAATGATATTTGAAAAACCTTCTACAAGAACAAGAATGAGCTTTGAAATAGCAATTAATGAATTGGGTGGGAATGCTATAGTTATGCATAGCAATGAAATTCATCTAAGAAAGAAAGAGAGTATAAAGGATACAGCTAAAGTGATGAGTAGATATGTTGATTGCATAATAGCAAGAGTTTATAAACACAGTGATTTGGTAGAGTTTTCAAAACACTCTTCAGTGCCTGTAATAAATGCTTTAAGTGATCTTGCACACCCATGTCAAGTTTTAGCAGATTTAATGACAATTAGGGAATATAAGGATTTTAATATTAAATTAGCATACTTAGGAGATGGTAATAATGTTTGTAACTCATTAATAATAGGTTCTGCTTTAATGGGAATTGATATTTGTGTAGCCACACCAAGAGGTTATGAACCAAATGCTTATGCTGTATTAAAAGCATTGGAGATTATAAAAGAGTATGGAGAAGGATCAATAACATTAACTAATGATCCTATAGAAGCTGTAAAAGATGCAGATGTGCTCTATACTGATGTTTGGGTAAGTATGGGTGATAATAAAAGTATGGAAGATGTGTTAAAAATTTTTCCAAAATATCAAATAAACAAAAAACTGCTAAGTTATGCTAAAGATAATGCTATTGTTATGCACTGTATGCCTATAAATAGAGGGTATGAAATGACTGATGATGTAGCAGATAGTGAAAGATCAGTTATTTATGATCAAGCTGAAAATAGACTACATGTCCAAAAGGGATTATTTAAGTTTTTATTTACTTCTCCATCTCATTAA
- a CDS encoding NUDIX domain-containing protein, producing MKCLSISGKLIALNLFGKRYCKKIIRKRDLKRYKLYTTPAIAVDGIVVKDNKILLIKRKNDPFKGYYALPGGFVECGETVENAIIREVREETGLEVEVKRLFGVYSSPNRDPRGHVISIVFILEIVGGKLKAGDDAKDVKFFELNNLPKLAFDHNNILEDFLSHKFL from the coding sequence ATGAAATGTCTATCCATTTCAGGGAAATTGATAGCTTTAAATCTTTTTGGAAAAAGATATTGTAAAAAGATAATTAGAAAAAGAGATTTGAAAAGATATAAATTATACACAACTCCTGCTATAGCTGTTGATGGAATTGTTGTTAAAGATAATAAAATATTATTAATAAAAAGAAAAAATGACCCATTTAAAGGTTACTATGCTTTACCTGGTGGATTTGTTGAGTGTGGGGAAACTGTAGAAAATGCTATTATTAGAGAGGTTAGGGAAGAAACTGGATTGGAGGTTGAAGTAAAAAGATTATTTGGGGTATATTCTTCTCCAAATAGAGACCCAAGGGGACATGTAATATCAATAGTATTCATCTTAGAGATAGTAGGTGGAAAGTTAAAAGCTGGAGATGATGCTAAAGATGTTAAGTTTTTTGAATTAAACAATCTACCAAAATTAGCTTTTGATCATAATAATATATTAGAGGATTTTCTCTCTCATAAATTTTTATAA
- the crcB gene encoding fluoride efflux transporter CrcB: protein MIREILLIGIGGFIGAVLRYLISGLIPYDFLPLGTLIVNMIGSFIIGFLMFSSLFLDIPMEYKLLIGTGFCGALTTFSTFSYETFYMIDEGLFLKAFINIILNVSLCLIMVFLGRTLAILLIR from the coding sequence ATGATTAGGGAAATTTTGTTAATTGGGATTGGAGGATTTATTGGAGCTGTTTTAAGATATTTAATTTCTGGATTAATACCCTATGATTTCTTACCTTTAGGGACATTAATAGTAAATATGATAGGTAGTTTTATTATAGGATTTCTAATGTTTTCTTCTTTATTTTTAGATATACCAATGGAATATAAGTTGCTAATAGGCACAGGTTTTTGTGGAGCATTAACAACTTTTTCAACATTTTCATATGAAACATTTTATATGATTGATGAGGGATTATTTCTTAAAGCTTTTATAAATATTATCTTAAATGTATCTCTCTGTTTAATAATGGTGTTCTTAGGAAGAACCTTAGCTATTCTCTTAATAAGGTGA
- a CDS encoding MBL fold metallo-hydrolase, with amino-acid sequence MRVEIIFLSSGGGRWATITQKKATGGFRIHTEKLKMHIDPGPGAVVRMSQIKINPWNTNTLFISHCHPDHYTDGEIIVEAITYGMTKKRGVFIGSLTAVEGFGEYERVISNYHKSKLELAKPLYPGEEIKIYDCKIKATHTKHGDPFGIGFRLETVFGEIGYTSDTEFFPKLIEDFDGVRILIANIVREKNKKVRGHLNSNNAIDLINSMSKKPELLIMNHMGLNMKNPKKEAEYISENTGIDVIPAELGLKIELLNGKYIYKLKKVKI; translated from the coding sequence TTGAGAGTAGAAATTATTTTCCTATCTTCTGGAGGAGGTAGATGGGCAACAATAACTCAGAAAAAAGCCACGGGTGGTTTTAGAATACACACTGAAAAATTAAAAATGCACATAGATCCTGGGCCTGGAGCAGTGGTTAGGATGAGTCAAATAAAAATAAATCCTTGGAATACAAATACCCTATTTATTTCTCACTGTCATCCTGATCATTATACAGATGGGGAAATAATTGTTGAAGCTATAACATATGGGATGACAAAGAAGAGGGGTGTATTTATTGGAAGTCTAACAGCTGTTGAAGGTTTTGGAGAGTATGAGAGAGTAATTTCTAACTATCATAAATCAAAGTTAGAGCTTGCTAAACCACTATATCCTGGAGAAGAGATAAAAATTTATGATTGTAAAATAAAAGCTACACACACTAAACATGGAGATCCTTTTGGTATAGGATTTAGATTAGAAACTGTATTTGGAGAGATTGGATATACATCAGATACTGAATTTTTTCCTAAGTTAATAGAGGATTTTGATGGGGTTAGAATATTAATAGCAAATATAGTTAGAGAAAAAAATAAAAAAGTAAGAGGACATTTAAATTCCAATAATGCAATAGATTTAATAAACTCTATGAGCAAAAAACCTGAATTATTAATAATGAACCATATGGGTTTGAATATGAAAAATCCAAAAAAAGAAGCTGAATATATATCTGAAAATACTGGAATAGATGTTATACCTGCTGAATTAGGGTTAAAGATAGAGCTATTGAATGGAAAATATATTTATAAACTTAAAAAGGTGAAAATTTGA
- a CDS encoding DUF190 domain-containing protein, translating into MLRAKILRIYLKEGDKYNDEPAYKYILKLLKKEGISGATVFRGVAGYGVRGISQMDIFRLSINLPIVIECVDLEENINRVLPKIHKVINNNGLIVVMKCKVYLGEKE; encoded by the coding sequence ATGTTAAGAGCTAAGATATTGAGAATCTATTTAAAAGAAGGAGATAAATATAATGATGAACCTGCTTATAAATATATCTTAAAGCTATTAAAAAAAGAAGGAATTAGTGGAGCAACTGTTTTTAGAGGAGTGGCAGGGTATGGAGTTAGGGGGATAAGTCAGATGGATATATTTAGATTATCTATAAATCTTCCAATAGTTATAGAGTGTGTAGATTTGGAAGAAAATATAAATAGAGTGTTACCAAAGATACATAAGGTTATAAATAACAATGGATTGATTGTAGTAATGAAATGTAAAGTATATTTGGGTGAAAAAGAATGA